From Watersipora subatra chromosome 8, tzWatSuba1.1, whole genome shotgun sequence, a single genomic window includes:
- the LOC137401853 gene encoding golgin subfamily A member 6-like protein 7, with the protein MNKKGSKSGIDKTREREKERVKDEIGKVEKEIGKVEKDIGKVEKEIGKVEKEIGKVKKEIGKVEKEIGKVEKEIGKVEKEIGKVKKEIGKVEKEIGKVEMEIGKVEKEIGKVKKEIGKVEKEIGKVEKEIGKVKKEIGKVEKEIRKVEKDIGKVEKEIGKVEKEIGKKEGMEMKKARRRGVKKR; encoded by the coding sequence atgaataaaaagggGAGCAAAAGTGGGATCGATAAGAccagagaaagagagaaggaaAGGGTAAAAGATGAGATAGGAAAAGTAGAAAAGGAGATAGGAAAGGTAGAAAAGGATATAGGAAAGGTAGAAAAGGAGATAGGAAAGGTAGAAAAGGAGATAGGAAAGGTAAAAAAGGAGATAGGAAAAGTAGAAAAGGAGATAGGAAAAGTAGAAAAGGAGATAGGAAAGGTAGAAAAGGAGATAGGAAAGGTAAAAAAGGAGATAGGAAAAGTAGAAAAGGAGATAGGAAAAGTAGAAATGGAGATAGGAAAGGTAGAAAAGGAGATAGGAAAGGTAAAAAAGGAGATAGGAAAGGTAGAAAAGGAGATAGGAAAGGTAGAAAAGGAGATAGGAAAGGTAAAAAAGGAGATAGGAAAAGTAGAGAAGGAAATAAGAAAAGTAGAAAAGGATATAGGAAAGGTAGAAAAGGAGATAGGAAAGGTAGAGAAGGAGATAGGAAAGAAAGAAGGGATGGAGATGAAGAAAGCAAGAAGGAGGGGGGTTAAAAAGAGGTAA